A DNA window from Boseongicola sp. contains the following coding sequences:
- a CDS encoding phage terminase large subunit family protein: TEEERANGAEFSPGTVHLPHWVENEWLKQFVAEQLVTVRTKRGFARLEWQKLRERNEALDCRVYARAAAWIAGADRWTDEKWRDLEDQLGVADASADPAGQINRQAQTSQGKRQSDWLGRRGGWF; this comes from the coding sequence AACCGAGGAGGAACGCGCTAACGGCGCAGAATTCTCACCCGGCACGGTGCATCTGCCGCACTGGGTCGAGAACGAATGGCTGAAGCAGTTCGTGGCCGAGCAACTGGTCACGGTGCGCACGAAGCGTGGCTTTGCCCGACTGGAATGGCAGAAGCTGCGCGAGCGCAACGAGGCGCTGGATTGCCGGGTCTATGCCCGCGCCGCCGCCTGGATCGCGGGTGCGGATCGCTGGACCGACGAGAAATGGCGTGACCTCGAGGATCAACTCGGTGTCGCCGACGCCTCTGCGGATCCCGCGGGGCAGATCAACAGGCAAGCGCAGACGTCGCAAGGCAAACGTCAATCCGACTGGCTCGGACGGCGCGGAGGATGGTTTTGA